The following are encoded together in the Verrucomicrobiia bacterium genome:
- a CDS encoding DedA family protein/thiosulfate sulfurtransferase GlpE: MTQADQLLVNYGLWIVFGAVFLEQVGIPFPAPLLMLAAGALAAAGKFNLLGGMMMTLVACLLADGIWFFLGRYRGNHVLGFLCRMSLEPDSCIRRTQNVFSKYGAKGIVVAKFVPGFSTVAPPLAGMSGMRLSSFLVADGAGSLLYGICFFGLGFLFSNQIEQINSAISHIGGSALALILGLAALYIGFKYWHRQRLLRELRIARITVPELREKQSAGEDLVILDLRSTLEFESDRSVILGAMRLSVDEVDHRHHEIPRDRDVILYCSCPNEVTSARVALLLRRKGITRVRPLLGGIQAWRAGNHPVAVLAEAPRVR, encoded by the coding sequence ATGACACAAGCCGATCAGTTGTTGGTAAACTACGGGTTATGGATCGTCTTTGGAGCCGTTTTTCTGGAACAGGTGGGAATTCCTTTCCCGGCACCACTCTTGATGCTCGCCGCTGGGGCGCTTGCCGCCGCCGGGAAATTCAACCTGCTTGGGGGGATGATGATGACGCTCGTCGCGTGCCTGCTGGCCGACGGAATTTGGTTTTTTCTGGGGCGTTATCGCGGCAACCACGTGCTGGGCTTTTTGTGCCGCATGTCTCTGGAGCCGGATTCTTGCATCAGGCGGACGCAGAATGTGTTTTCAAAATACGGCGCCAAGGGAATCGTGGTGGCCAAATTTGTGCCGGGTTTTAGCACCGTGGCTCCACCGCTGGCTGGGATGTCTGGAATGCGCTTAAGCTCCTTTCTTGTTGCTGATGGAGCCGGCTCGCTGCTTTATGGGATTTGCTTTTTCGGTCTGGGTTTTCTTTTCAGCAACCAAATTGAACAGATTAACTCCGCCATTTCCCATATTGGCGGCAGCGCTTTGGCGTTGATTCTCGGCCTGGCCGCCTTGTATATCGGCTTCAAATACTGGCATCGCCAACGCCTCCTGCGTGAATTGCGAATCGCGCGGATCACCGTTCCTGAATTGAGGGAAAAGCAGTCTGCGGGCGAAGATTTGGTCATCCTGGATTTGCGTTCAACCTTGGAATTTGAAAGCGACCGTTCTGTCATTCTCGGAGCGATGCGCTTGAGCGTGGATGAGGTGGACCATCGTCACCACGAGATTCCCCGCGACCGTGACGTGATTCTTTATTGCTCATGCCCAAACGAGGTTACCAGCGCTCGGGTTGCCCTGTTGCTACGCCGGAAGGGAATTACCCGCGTGCGGCCCCTGCTGGGCGGAATTCAGGCATGGCGGGCGGGCAATCACCCGGTGGCTGTGCTCGCGGAGGCTCCTCGCGTCCGGTGA
- a CDS encoding DoxX family protein, producing MNPFKKSLDADQNSTAVTWGHFILRVSTGVMVFYIHGLHKLEGGIAYARHGTPWPLVEDVVGMHAPAPVASAWVATIIQLVCSLFIVAGLFTRINALLLAGALGGAILQNLLAARDPQLAILYTLVIVSIAFMGGGKFSLDAKLFGEHTSKR from the coding sequence ATGAATCCATTTAAGAAATCGCTAGATGCCGATCAAAACAGCACTGCCGTCACTTGGGGACATTTCATTCTCCGCGTTTCTACCGGAGTAATGGTTTTTTACATCCACGGCTTACATAAACTCGAAGGCGGCATTGCTTATGCCCGCCATGGCACACCCTGGCCGTTGGTGGAAGATGTGGTGGGAATGCACGCCCCCGCTCCGGTGGCATCCGCCTGGGTGGCGACGATCATCCAACTCGTCTGTTCGCTGTTCATCGTTGCCGGACTGTTTACGCGGATCAACGCGCTGCTTTTGGCGGGAGCCTTGGGCGGAGCCATCCTGCAAAATCTGCTGGCGGCCCGCGATCCCCAGCTGGCTATTCTTTACACGCTCGTCATCGTATCCATTGCATTCATGGGAGGTGGAAAATTCTCGTTGGATGCAAAGTTATTTGGCGAGCACACCTCAAAGCGCTGA
- a CDS encoding alginate export family protein, producing MRSEWLIPAVLVVPFTALSQTMPPESQFVPPAYKVLRFNENYSYLDNPTNRTDWLDQIKYIPLRTNAPDWHLTLGGEVRERFEGNYDPHFGIGGRGANSYWLQRVTLLSDVHLGERVRIFAEGISGLMEGENPPAPDVQDDPLDLQFAFLDVIPYLTDDEKLTVRGGRFGMSFGAGRLVATRAAPNIPSRFDGFEMIYTRPLWEATAFLTRPVEDSGGISGSNPNTTFWGLYVTHWLNTQHQQGFDLYYLGIDNQTATYASVTGHETRHSFGTREFGKWRHWDWDAEQVLQVGSFGDDSILAWTAGQNLGYTWDATWQPRLGLKVGVTSGDHNSGDGQLQTFDALYFKSGYFNDASLIRPQNIIGVHPNLTVNPLRNVTVDGGVNWFWRYSRNDAVYAVPGYIEIPANSNASAYVATAVDLNLQWRIQRHLTFGASYVHFFTGSYVHEAGGKDVNYVSTTLTYIF from the coding sequence ATGCGCAGTGAGTGGCTCATACCGGCTGTGCTTGTGGTGCCGTTCACTGCGCTGTCCCAAACCATGCCGCCCGAAAGCCAGTTCGTGCCGCCGGCCTACAAAGTTCTGCGTTTTAATGAAAATTATTCCTACCTGGACAATCCAACCAATCGCACCGACTGGCTTGATCAAATTAAATACATTCCCCTGCGAACCAATGCGCCTGATTGGCATCTGACGCTGGGCGGCGAGGTGCGTGAGCGATTCGAGGGGAATTACGACCCCCATTTTGGAATTGGGGGAAGGGGGGCAAATTCCTATTGGCTGCAACGGGTCACCCTCCTGTCCGACGTGCATCTTGGCGAGCGCGTCCGCATCTTTGCGGAAGGAATTTCTGGCCTCATGGAGGGCGAAAATCCACCGGCTCCCGATGTGCAAGATGATCCGCTGGATTTGCAATTTGCCTTTCTCGACGTCATTCCCTATTTGACCGACGATGAAAAGTTGACGGTGCGCGGCGGACGTTTCGGCATGAGCTTCGGGGCGGGCCGACTTGTCGCCACCCGTGCGGCACCCAACATTCCCAGCCGGTTTGACGGATTTGAGATGATCTATACCCGGCCGCTGTGGGAAGCGACGGCCTTTCTCACCCGGCCGGTCGAGGACAGCGGAGGAATCTCCGGAAGTAATCCCAACACAACTTTCTGGGGATTGTATGTCACCCATTGGTTAAACACCCAGCACCAGCAGGGATTTGATCTTTATTATCTGGGCATCGACAACCAGACCGCGACCTATGCTTCGGTAACTGGCCACGAAACCAGGCACTCTTTCGGCACGCGTGAATTCGGGAAATGGCGTCACTGGGACTGGGACGCCGAACAAGTTTTGCAGGTGGGAAGTTTTGGCGATGACTCCATCCTGGCTTGGACCGCCGGCCAGAACCTCGGCTATACTTGGGATGCGACGTGGCAGCCGAGGCTGGGATTGAAAGTCGGCGTGACCAGCGGCGACCACAACTCCGGTGACGGGCAGTTGCAAACTTTCGATGCGCTCTATTTCAAATCCGGATATTTTAACGATGCCAGCTTGATTCGTCCGCAAAACATCATTGGCGTCCACCCGAACCTTACGGTGAACCCGTTGCGCAATGTGACGGTGGACGGCGGGGTGAATTGGTTTTGGCGCTACTCGCGAAATGACGCCGTTTACGCCGTCCCCGGATACATTGAGATACCGGCAAATAGCAATGCCTCCGCCTATGTCGCGACGGCGGTGGATTTGAATTTGCAGTGGCGAATTCAACGACACCTCACTTTCGGAGCCTCTTACGTCCACTTTTTTACCGGCAGCTATGTTCATGAGGCCGGCGGCAAGGACGTAAATTATGTCTCCACGACGCTTACCTATATTTTTTAA
- a CDS encoding amidohydrolase, translating into MKTIADLILHNGRITTLDPKYPEATNIAVKDGRIVGVDDAEEYERGPDTKVIDLKGRRVIPGLNDSHLHVIRGGLNYNMELRWDGVPSLADALRMLKEQAQRTPPGQWVRVVGGWSEFQFAERRMPTLDEINAAAPETPVFILHLYCRALLNQAALRACGYTKDTPNPPGGEIQRDHAGNPTGMLIARPNATILYATLAKGPKLPPEHQLNSTRHFMRELNRLGLTSIIDAGGGFQNYPEDYAIINQLHERGEMTLRIAYNLFTQKPKQEKEDFARWIKMTGPGKGDDFFRCNGAGEMLVFSAADFEDFLEPRPDLASSLEGELKEVVALLAANKWPFRLHATYDESITRFLNVFEEVNRDVPFKGLNWFFDHCETISDRNLERVKALGGGIAVQHRMAYQGEYFMERYGRPAAERTPPVRKMLELGVPVGAGTDATRVASYNPWVSLYWLTTGKTVGGVSMYPDKNCLSREEALRLYTQGSSWFSSEAGKKGAIAAGQLADLVVLTEDYFAVPEEQIKSIESVLTIVDGKVVHATEEFTPHAPPPIPVLPEWSPVKVFGGYGAPLDVRKAARAGVPLPQHQHNATCHEHGCGHALQQLFNAAEASRNRYADFFGFGCDCFAF; encoded by the coding sequence ATGAAAACAATCGCTGACCTCATCCTGCACAACGGACGCATCACCACGCTCGACCCGAAATATCCCGAGGCGACCAATATCGCCGTCAAGGATGGCCGCATCGTCGGCGTGGACGACGCCGAGGAATACGAACGCGGGCCGGACACCAAGGTCATTGATCTCAAAGGCCGGCGCGTGATTCCCGGACTCAACGATTCACATCTGCACGTCATCCGTGGCGGATTGAATTACAACATGGAATTGCGCTGGGACGGCGTGCCGTCGCTGGCCGATGCGCTGCGGATGCTCAAGGAACAGGCGCAACGCACGCCGCCCGGCCAATGGGTGCGCGTCGTGGGCGGCTGGAGTGAATTTCAATTCGCCGAGCGCCGGATGCCGACGCTGGACGAGATCAACGCCGCCGCACCGGAAACGCCCGTGTTCATTTTGCATCTGTATTGCCGCGCGTTGCTGAACCAGGCGGCCTTGCGCGCCTGTGGTTACACCAAGGACACGCCCAATCCGCCCGGCGGCGAAATTCAGCGCGACCACGCCGGCAATCCCACCGGCATGCTCATCGCACGGCCGAACGCCACAATCCTTTACGCCACGCTTGCCAAAGGTCCGAAGCTGCCGCCGGAACATCAGTTGAATTCCACGCGCCATTTCATGCGCGAGTTAAATCGCCTCGGCCTGACGAGCATCATTGACGCGGGTGGTGGATTTCAAAATTATCCGGAGGACTATGCCATCATCAACCAGCTCCACGAGCGCGGCGAGATGACTCTCCGTATCGCCTACAATCTGTTCACGCAAAAACCGAAACAGGAGAAGGAAGATTTCGCCCGCTGGATCAAAATGACCGGACCTGGCAAGGGCGACGATTTCTTCCGCTGCAACGGAGCCGGCGAGATGCTGGTCTTCAGCGCGGCGGATTTTGAGGATTTTCTCGAGCCGCGTCCCGATCTGGCCAGTTCACTCGAAGGCGAATTAAAGGAAGTCGTCGCCTTGCTCGCCGCAAACAAATGGCCGTTCCGCCTGCACGCGACCTACGACGAAAGCATCACGCGCTTCCTGAATGTGTTCGAGGAGGTGAATCGCGATGTGCCGTTCAAGGGCTTGAACTGGTTTTTTGACCATTGCGAAACGATTTCGGATCGCAATCTGGAGCGCGTCAAGGCGCTGGGCGGCGGCATTGCCGTCCAGCATCGCATGGCCTATCAGGGCGAATACTTCATGGAGCGTTACGGTCGGCCAGCCGCCGAGCGCACGCCGCCGGTGCGCAAGATGCTGGAACTGGGCGTGCCGGTTGGCGCGGGCACGGACGCCACACGTGTCGCGAGCTATAATCCGTGGGTGTCGCTCTACTGGCTGACGACGGGCAAAACTGTTGGCGGTGTTTCGATGTATCCCGACAAGAATTGTCTCAGCCGCGAGGAAGCGCTGCGTCTTTACACGCAGGGCAGCAGTTGGTTTTCGAGCGAGGCTGGCAAGAAAGGCGCCATCGCTGCGGGTCAATTGGCCGATCTTGTCGTGCTCACTGAAGATTACTTTGCAGTTCCGGAAGAACAGATCAAAAGCATTGAGTCGGTGCTTACCATTGTTGACGGCAAAGTGGTCCATGCCACGGAAGAATTCACGCCGCACGCACCGCCGCCGATTCCCGTGCTGCCCGAGTGGTCGCCCGTCAAAGTCTTCGGCGGCTACGGCGCGCCGTTGGATGTTCGCAAAGCCGCCCGCGCCGGTGTGCCGCTGCCGCAGCATCAGCACAACGCCACCTGCCATGAACACGGCTGTGGTCACGCCTTGCAGCAGCTCTTCAACGCTGCGGAGGCATCACGCAATCGCTACGCCGACTTCTTCGGGTTTGGCTGCGATTGCTTTGCATTTTAA
- a CDS encoding antibiotic biosynthesis monooxygenase, protein MNEPIHVAITRRIKPGCETEFQVALQEFFKTSFAHTGVHGASMLVPPPGSPSPEFGILRTFANAQQRDDFYASPMFKAWEERIKPLTEGTPEYRELTGLEAWFRNPHNPPTRWKMAIATYAGVLPVVMGLSLTIGPAVRSLNFILNNAIFNACVVALLTWVVMPLITRALHGWLQPKPNLKHENNR, encoded by the coding sequence ATGAACGAACCCATTCATGTTGCCATCACCCGGCGGATCAAGCCGGGCTGCGAAACCGAGTTTCAAGTGGCGCTTCAGGAGTTTTTCAAAACCTCTTTCGCGCACACCGGCGTGCATGGTGCCAGCATGCTGGTCCCGCCGCCGGGATCGCCATCGCCTGAGTTTGGAATTCTACGGACCTTTGCCAACGCCCAGCAACGCGACGATTTTTATGCCTCGCCCATGTTCAAGGCTTGGGAGGAGCGCATCAAACCGTTGACGGAAGGCACGCCGGAATATCGCGAATTGACCGGTCTCGAAGCGTGGTTCCGCAATCCGCACAATCCGCCAACACGCTGGAAAATGGCCATCGCCACTTATGCCGGCGTGCTGCCGGTCGTGATGGGATTGAGCCTGACCATCGGCCCGGCGGTTCGCTCGCTGAATTTTATTCTGAACAACGCGATTTTCAACGCGTGCGTAGTCGCACTTTTAACCTGGGTGGTCATGCCGCTGATTACGCGCGCGCTGCATGGCTGGCTGCAACCAAAACCAAACCTCAAACATGAAAACAATCGCTGA